One genomic window of Brevundimonas vesicularis includes the following:
- the recR gene encoding recombination mediator RecR, with product MAASAGPEIERLISLLAKLPGLGPRSARRAALALLKRREQLLVPLAASLAETAEKVVSCSVCGAPDTRDPCAICSDASRDNGLICVVEEAGALWAMERSGAFRGKYHVLGGLLSALDGVGPEHLRVTELVGRVRGGGVREVVLALPATVDGQTTAHYVAERIAGPDVEITSLARGVPVGGELDWLDDGTIVQALRARRPA from the coding sequence ATGGCCGCCTCCGCCGGGCCGGAGATCGAACGGCTGATCTCCCTTCTCGCCAAACTGCCGGGCCTGGGTCCGCGCTCGGCGCGGCGTGCGGCGCTGGCGCTGTTGAAGCGCCGCGAGCAGTTGCTGGTGCCGCTGGCGGCGTCGCTGGCCGAGACGGCCGAGAAGGTCGTGTCGTGCTCGGTTTGCGGCGCGCCGGATACGCGCGACCCCTGCGCCATCTGTTCAGACGCATCGCGCGACAATGGCCTGATCTGCGTGGTCGAAGAGGCCGGCGCCCTGTGGGCTATGGAGCGATCCGGCGCCTTTCGCGGAAAATACCATGTGCTTGGCGGACTGTTGTCCGCTCTGGACGGCGTCGGACCCGAGCATCTGCGGGTCACCGAACTGGTCGGGCGCGTGAGGGGCGGGGGCGTGCGCGAGGTCGTGCTGGCCCTGCCGGCCACGGTCGATGGCCAGACGACCGCCCACTATGTCGCCGAACGGATCGCCGGGCCGGATGTGGAGATCACCTCGCTGGCGCGCGGGGTGCCGGTCGGCGGAGAATTGGACTGGCTGGACGACGGCACCATCGTTCAGGCCCTTCGCGCCCGCCGCCCGGCCTGA
- a CDS encoding YbaB/EbfC family nucleoid-associated protein — MKDLTQLMQQAQAMQQKLQDAQAKMAETTAEGSSGGGLVSVSLKGPGEITAIKIDDSLLSPGEGEILADLIVAAHADAKRKLDEQNNALMREAAGPMAGMNIPGMPKLF, encoded by the coding sequence ATGAAAGATCTGACCCAACTGATGCAGCAGGCCCAGGCGATGCAGCAAAAGCTGCAAGACGCCCAGGCTAAAATGGCTGAAACGACCGCCGAGGGTTCTTCCGGCGGCGGTCTCGTCTCGGTGTCCCTCAAGGGCCCTGGCGAGATTACGGCCATCAAGATCGACGACAGTCTGCTGAGCCCGGGCGAGGGCGAGATCCTGGCCGATCTGATCGTCGCCGCCCATGCCGACGCCAAGCGCAAGCTGGATGAGCAGAACAACGCCCTGATGCGCGAGGCCGCAGGCCCCATGGCCGGGATGAACATTCCCGGAATGCCGAAACTGTTCTGA
- a CDS encoding malonic semialdehyde reductase codes for MAYDATHQRDGPLSDAALSQLFTEARTRNGWTDRPVAPELLHRLYDLTKFGPTAVNGSPARFVFITSPEAKARLIPLMSEGNRDKTQQAPVTVIVGQDMDFHDHLDALFPHAPGAKAWFADEAGRRETAFRNASLQGGYLTIAARALGLDVGPMSGFDAAGVKAEFFPDSHVEPNYILNLGYGSDENLFPRSPRLSFDEAAQIL; via the coding sequence ATGGCCTATGATGCTACTCATCAACGCGACGGGCCGCTGTCGGACGCCGCCCTGTCGCAACTGTTTACCGAAGCGCGCACGCGCAACGGCTGGACCGACCGCCCCGTCGCGCCGGAACTGCTGCACAGGCTGTATGACCTGACCAAGTTCGGGCCCACGGCGGTCAACGGGTCGCCCGCCCGCTTCGTTTTCATTACCTCTCCCGAGGCCAAGGCCCGCCTGATCCCGCTGATGAGCGAAGGCAATCGCGACAAGACACAGCAGGCCCCGGTGACGGTGATCGTCGGTCAGGACATGGACTTCCACGACCATCTCGACGCCCTGTTCCCCCACGCGCCGGGCGCCAAGGCCTGGTTCGCTGACGAGGCCGGACGGCGCGAGACCGCCTTCCGCAACGCCTCGCTGCAGGGCGGCTATCTGACCATCGCCGCGCGCGCCCTGGGCCTGGATGTCGGGCCTATGTCCGGCTTCGACGCCGCCGGCGTGAAGGCCGAGTTCTTCCCCGACAGCCATGTCGAGCCGAACTATATCCTCAACCTCGGCTATGGCTCGGACGAGAACCTGTTTCCACGCTCGCCGCGCCTGTCGTTCGACGAGGCGGCGCAGATCCTCTGA
- a CDS encoding c-type cytochrome has protein sequence MSGDLKWNKIFGAALGTAFVILVVQQASGLVYHSEAPEKMGYFVDAPEEAAGGEAAELAPDWGTVLPTADLAAGEAAFARCQACHDAHQGGADKIGPNLWGVVGGPVMHRPGFAYSDAMAKHKAEAPTWGYDQINSFITAPAKYVPGTKMSFAGIRDTQTRINLIAWLRTQGSGGFAIPAPDPTRQPGAAAPAAGAPATGEAPVTEGAAATEATGTTPAAGAPAASQATPAAPPAATASAPPNH, from the coding sequence ATGAGCGGCGATCTTAAGTGGAACAAGATTTTCGGCGCGGCTCTGGGGACGGCGTTCGTCATCCTGGTCGTCCAGCAGGCCTCGGGCCTCGTCTATCATTCGGAAGCCCCCGAAAAGATGGGCTATTTCGTCGATGCGCCGGAAGAGGCCGCCGGCGGTGAAGCCGCCGAACTGGCGCCCGACTGGGGCACGGTCCTGCCGACCGCCGATCTGGCCGCCGGCGAGGCCGCCTTCGCACGTTGCCAGGCCTGCCATGACGCGCACCAGGGCGGCGCCGACAAGATCGGTCCGAACCTGTGGGGCGTGGTCGGCGGGCCGGTCATGCACCGTCCGGGCTTCGCCTATTCCGATGCTATGGCCAAGCACAAGGCCGAGGCGCCGACCTGGGGCTATGACCAGATCAACAGCTTCATCACCGCCCCGGCCAAATATGTGCCCGGCACCAAGATGTCCTTCGCCGGCATCCGCGACACCCAGACGCGCATCAATCTGATCGCCTGGCTGCGCACGCAGGGCTCCGGCGGCTTCGCCATCCCGGCGCCGGATCCCACCCGTCAGCCTGGCGCGGCCGCGCCGGCCGCCGGCGCGCCTGCCACGGGCGAGGCCCCGGTGACCGAAGGCGCTGCGGCGACCGAGGCGACCGGCACCACCCCGGCCGCGGGCGCCCCCGCCGCGTCTCAGGCGACCCCAGCGGCCCCGCCCGCCGCGACGGCGTCTGCGCCGCCGAACCACTGA
- a CDS encoding 3-deoxy-manno-octulosonate cytidylyltransferase: protein MNPLIMIPARMAATRLPNKPLALIGDTPMIVRAYRQAEASGLPVVVAAGDPEIVEAVEAAGGRAVLTDPALPSGSDRIRAAVDAIDPEGDFDAVINVQGDMPFASPGLAVACAAILHGEPTCDIATLVAAEAEASDRTNPDVVKAVLALGEGERQARALYFTRSTLYGDAPVWRHIGVYGYRREALNRFCAAPPSPLEKREKLEQLRALEMGMQIWAAVIDEAPLSVDNPADLEAARALA, encoded by the coding sequence ATGAATCCGTTGATAATGATACCGGCTCGCATGGCCGCCACCCGCCTGCCGAACAAGCCGCTGGCCCTGATCGGCGACACGCCGATGATCGTGCGCGCCTATCGCCAGGCCGAGGCCTCGGGCCTGCCGGTCGTGGTCGCCGCCGGCGATCCCGAGATTGTCGAGGCGGTGGAAGCCGCAGGCGGCCGCGCCGTCCTGACCGACCCGGCCCTGCCCTCGGGCTCGGACCGCATTCGCGCCGCCGTGGACGCCATCGACCCCGAGGGCGATTTCGACGCGGTCATCAACGTCCAGGGCGACATGCCCTTCGCCAGCCCCGGTCTGGCCGTCGCCTGCGCCGCCATTCTGCACGGCGAGCCGACCTGCGACATCGCCACCCTGGTCGCTGCCGAGGCCGAGGCGTCGGACCGGACCAATCCCGATGTGGTCAAGGCGGTGCTGGCCCTGGGCGAAGGCGAACGCCAGGCCCGCGCCCTCTATTTCACCCGCTCGACCCTGTATGGCGACGCCCCTGTCTGGCGTCATATCGGCGTCTATGGCTATCGCCGCGAGGCGCTGAACCGCTTCTGCGCCGCGCCGCCGTCGCCGCTGGAAAAACGCGAGAAGCTGGAACAGCTGCGCGCCCTGGAAATGGGCATGCAGATCTGGGCCGCCGTCATCGACGAAGCCCCCCTGTCCGTCGACAATCCCGCCGACCTGGAGGCGGCGCGGGCGCTGGCCTAG
- the nudC gene encoding NAD(+) diphosphatase, whose protein sequence is MAHQNTFAGNPLDRAGDLRNDPDWLAEQAAKPYAQALVLWEGRPLIEETGEGPRLAWLQMRHARSLVRDREAFLGLWNDEPVFAIEFEGSIDPTNGPLAGLGAFQEMRAAAAILPAADAAIAGGAKSLFDWRRKHGFCANCGTLSETASGGWKRICPACGTEHFPRVDPVTIMLPVYKGGAEPICLLGRQAAWPAGRMSALAGFLEPGESIEEACAREVKEEAGLTVIATAYHSSQPWPFPSQLMIGLIAEVSDDQAQPDQTELEAVAWLTRAEARAVLAGEHPSIQAPPPFAIAHSLIQAWVDEV, encoded by the coding sequence ATGGCCCATCAGAACACCTTCGCCGGCAATCCGCTCGATCGGGCCGGCGACCTGAGGAATGATCCCGACTGGCTGGCCGAGCAGGCCGCTAAGCCCTACGCCCAGGCCCTGGTGCTCTGGGAAGGGCGACCGCTGATCGAGGAGACGGGCGAAGGGCCGAGGCTGGCGTGGCTGCAGATGCGCCATGCGCGCAGCCTGGTGCGGGATCGCGAGGCGTTCTTGGGCCTGTGGAACGACGAACCCGTCTTCGCCATCGAGTTCGAAGGCTCCATCGATCCGACCAACGGACCGCTGGCCGGGCTGGGCGCCTTTCAAGAGATGCGTGCGGCGGCGGCGATCCTGCCGGCGGCGGATGCGGCGATCGCGGGCGGGGCCAAGAGCCTGTTCGACTGGCGCCGCAAGCACGGTTTCTGCGCCAACTGCGGCACGCTGAGCGAGACGGCGTCGGGCGGCTGGAAGCGGATATGCCCGGCCTGCGGGACCGAGCATTTCCCGCGCGTCGATCCGGTCACCATCATGCTGCCGGTCTATAAGGGCGGGGCGGAGCCCATCTGCCTGCTGGGCCGTCAGGCGGCCTGGCCTGCCGGACGAATGTCGGCCCTGGCCGGGTTCCTGGAACCGGGCGAATCCATCGAGGAGGCCTGCGCCCGCGAGGTGAAGGAAGAGGCCGGCCTGACCGTGATCGCCACGGCCTATCACTCCAGCCAGCCCTGGCCCTTTCCGTCGCAACTGATGATCGGCCTGATCGCGGAGGTGTCGGACGATCAGGCGCAACCGGACCAGACCGAGCTGGAAGCCGTCGCCTGGCTGACGCGGGCCGAGGCGCGCGCCGTGCTGGCGGGCGAGCACCCGAGCATTCAGGCCCCGCCGCCCTTCGCCATCGCCCACAGCCTGATCCAGGCCTGGGTCGACGAGGTCTAG
- a CDS encoding DNA polymerase III subunit gamma/tau — protein MTDSDTNLDGPPWEEDDVAPRDENTNDMFGAPAAAPEPVVAPAAAPLAKPAPAEVEAHVDDGAAYQVLARKYRPRTFEDLIGQEAMVRTLTNAFATGRIAHAFMLTGVRGVGKTTTARLLARALNNETDSIDKPSLTLTAHGWHDAAIMAGQHMDVMEMDAASHTGVNDIRDILESVRYAPVEARYKVYVLDEVHMLSTQAFNALLKTLEEPPPHAKFIFATTEIRKVPVTILSRCQRFDLRRVEPEILVEHLGRIADREGMKIENDALALISRAAEGSVRDGLSLLDQALVQAERGEMVKTETVRDMLGLADRTQTIALFESVMAGRTPEALESFRTLYGFGADPVQVTNDLLEHCHAASVAKMLGPNATRLPNDQAQKLAALGAAIPAATLSRTWQMLLKALDEVRRAPNPADAVEMAIVRLAYAADLPGPEEALKRLQSGEPIGGGSAPRGGGGGGGGTSAQLAARPVMAPALPDPQTFEQVVALIGEKREVGLQMDVERYVKPVSFKPGAIVYESVQGAPIELARKLSARLREWTGRTWLIAANGQGGAETVIEIQKKARAAERAEVEANPFVQAVLQAFPGAKLGEIKTIAPTVVTPEIPDVVEDDED, from the coding sequence ATGACGGACAGCGACACGAATCTCGACGGCCCGCCTTGGGAAGAGGACGACGTCGCCCCGCGCGACGAGAATACCAATGACATGTTCGGCGCGCCTGCCGCGGCGCCCGAGCCGGTCGTTGCGCCCGCTGCCGCCCCCCTCGCCAAGCCTGCGCCTGCCGAAGTCGAAGCCCACGTCGATGACGGCGCCGCCTATCAGGTGCTGGCGCGCAAATACCGGCCGCGCACCTTTGAGGATCTGATCGGGCAGGAGGCGATGGTGCGCACCCTGACCAACGCCTTCGCCACGGGCCGGATCGCCCACGCCTTCATGCTGACGGGCGTGCGCGGCGTCGGCAAGACGACCACCGCCCGCCTTCTGGCCCGCGCCCTGAACAACGAAACCGACAGCATCGATAAGCCGTCGCTGACCCTGACCGCCCACGGCTGGCACGACGCCGCCATCATGGCCGGCCAGCACATGGACGTGATGGAGATGGACGCGGCGTCGCACACCGGCGTCAATGACATCCGCGACATCCTGGAAAGCGTCCGCTATGCGCCCGTCGAGGCGCGCTATAAGGTCTATGTGCTGGACGAGGTCCACATGCTGTCGACGCAGGCGTTCAACGCCCTGCTGAAGACGCTGGAAGAGCCGCCGCCCCACGCCAAATTCATCTTCGCTACCACCGAGATCCGCAAGGTGCCGGTGACGATTCTGAGCCGCTGTCAGCGCTTCGACCTGCGTCGGGTCGAGCCGGAGATCCTGGTCGAGCACCTGGGCCGGATCGCCGACCGCGAGGGCATGAAGATCGAGAACGACGCCCTGGCCCTGATCTCGCGCGCAGCCGAGGGGTCGGTGCGCGACGGCCTGTCGCTGCTGGACCAGGCCCTGGTCCAGGCGGAGCGCGGCGAGATGGTCAAGACCGAGACGGTGCGCGACATGCTGGGTCTCGCCGACCGGACCCAGACCATCGCCCTGTTCGAGAGCGTCATGGCCGGCCGCACGCCCGAGGCGCTGGAGAGTTTCCGCACCCTCTACGGCTTCGGCGCCGATCCGGTGCAGGTGACCAACGACCTGCTGGAGCACTGCCACGCCGCCTCGGTCGCTAAGATGCTGGGTCCGAACGCGACGCGGTTGCCCAACGATCAGGCGCAGAAGCTGGCGGCCCTGGGCGCGGCCATTCCGGCGGCGACCCTGTCGCGCACCTGGCAGATGCTGCTGAAGGCGCTGGACGAGGTGCGGCGCGCACCCAATCCGGCCGATGCGGTCGAAATGGCCATCGTGCGTCTGGCCTACGCCGCCGACCTGCCGGGACCGGAGGAGGCGCTGAAGCGGCTGCAATCCGGCGAACCGATAGGCGGCGGATCGGCCCCGCGTGGCGGCGGCGGAGGCGGAGGCGGCACCTCGGCGCAGTTGGCGGCGCGTCCCGTCATGGCCCCCGCCCTGCCCGATCCGCAGACCTTCGAACAGGTCGTCGCCCTGATCGGCGAGAAGCGCGAGGTCGGGCTTCAGATGGATGTGGAGCGGTATGTGAAGCCGGTCTCGTTCAAGCCCGGCGCCATCGTCTATGAAAGCGTCCAGGGCGCGCCGATCGAACTGGCCCGCAAGCTGTCGGCCCGCCTGCGCGAATGGACCGGCCGCACCTGGCTGATCGCCGCCAACGGCCAGGGCGGGGCCGAGACGGTCATCGAGATCCAGAAAAAGGCCCGCGCCGCCGAACGCGCCGAGGTCGAGGCCAATCCCTTCGTCCAGGCGGTGCTTCAGGCCTTCCCCGGCGCCAAGCTGGGCGAGATCAAGACCATCGCCCCGACCGTGGTCACCCCTGAAATCCCCGACGTGGTCGAGGACGACGAGGACTAG
- a CDS encoding ActR/PrrA/RegA family redox response regulator transcription factor codes for MSELEARIAALPDKSLLLLDDDQALRTRMGRALEARGFQVTTAESVAEAMQLLHDKAPAFAVLDMRLEDGNGLKIVEAVREKREDARIVMVTGYGAIATAVAAVKAGAVDYLSKPADADDVVKALLATGDSPEPPENPMSADRVRWEHIQRVYELCDHNVSETARRLGMHRRTLQRILAKRAPR; via the coding sequence ATGTCAGAACTCGAAGCCCGCATCGCCGCCCTGCCAGACAAGTCCCTGCTGCTGCTGGATGACGACCAGGCCCTGCGCACCCGCATGGGGCGGGCGCTGGAGGCGCGCGGCTTTCAGGTGACGACCGCTGAATCCGTCGCCGAGGCGATGCAGTTGCTGCATGACAAGGCCCCGGCGTTCGCCGTGCTGGACATGCGGCTTGAGGACGGCAACGGGCTGAAGATCGTCGAAGCGGTGCGCGAAAAGCGCGAGGACGCCCGCATCGTCATGGTGACCGGCTACGGCGCCATCGCCACGGCGGTCGCGGCGGTCAAGGCCGGCGCCGTCGACTATCTGTCCAAGCCCGCCGATGCGGACGACGTGGTCAAGGCCCTGCTCGCCACCGGCGATTCGCCCGAGCCGCCCGAAAACCCGATGAGCGCCGACCGCGTCCGCTGGGAGCATATCCAGCGCGTCTATGAGCTATGCGACCACAATGTCTCGGAGACGGCGCGCCGCCTGGGCATGCACCGTCGCACCCTGCAACGCATCCTCGCCAAGCGCGCGCCGCGGTAG
- a CDS encoding ActS/PrrB/RegB family redox-sensitive histidine kinase, with translation MTSTEARMAPHGASSSEPLNGWSDAPRRGRGFSLRTLIVLRWLTIIGQSAAILTAHQGLHFPLPLWPCLIVIAISAAVNVGAMARVRRLEASLPDGRTTAIHLGFDIFQLGVLLGLTGGLENPFCLLLVAPVTIAAAALPARQALMLGVLALIAVGVLFFWSEPLPWRPHENFHLPTLYRLGMAMALVTGVVFTAGYAWRVAADAEKLELALATTQDVLQREQRLAALGGLAAAAAHELGTPLATIQVVAKELQRASAPDSDAAEDAALILQQAERCRGILTQLSQQPEGDDALYADVSLKALLEEVVEPHRGFDLAFDVLVKTPPGQPAPRVRRMPEVIHGLSTLVENAADFAKTTVRVQAVVDAGWIEIEILDDGPGFAGDILPRLGEPYVTSRPQGKARQALAAQIAAAARPSKPRTTVEPAIAPSQGGMGLGFFIARTLLERTGGSVSVGQGLPQSEAKAAPRGARVAVRWARPALEVAA, from the coding sequence ATGCCCCGCGTCGTGGTCGGGGGTTTTCACTGCGGACCCTGATCGTTCTGCGCTGGCTGACGATCATCGGCCAGAGCGCGGCGATCCTGACGGCGCATCAGGGGCTGCATTTCCCCCTGCCGCTCTGGCCCTGCCTGATCGTGATCGCCATCAGCGCGGCTGTGAATGTGGGGGCCATGGCGCGGGTACGCCGGCTGGAGGCCAGCCTGCCGGACGGGCGCACGACGGCGATCCACCTGGGCTTCGACATCTTCCAGCTGGGCGTGCTGCTGGGTCTGACCGGCGGGCTGGAGAACCCCTTCTGCCTCTTGCTGGTCGCGCCCGTGACCATCGCGGCGGCGGCCCTGCCGGCGCGTCAGGCTCTAATGCTGGGCGTGCTGGCCCTGATCGCGGTCGGGGTGCTGTTCTTCTGGTCCGAGCCTCTGCCGTGGCGACCGCACGAGAACTTCCACCTCCCGACCCTGTATCGCCTCGGCATGGCCATGGCGCTGGTGACCGGCGTGGTCTTCACCGCCGGCTACGCCTGGCGGGTGGCGGCCGATGCGGAGAAGCTGGAACTGGCCCTCGCGACCACCCAGGACGTGCTGCAACGCGAACAGAGGCTGGCGGCGCTGGGCGGCCTGGCGGCGGCGGCGGCGCATGAGCTTGGCACGCCGCTGGCGACCATTCAGGTGGTGGCCAAGGAGCTTCAGCGCGCCTCAGCCCCCGACAGCGACGCGGCCGAGGACGCGGCCCTGATCCTGCAACAGGCCGAACGGTGCCGGGGCATCCTGACCCAACTGTCGCAACAGCCCGAGGGCGACGACGCCCTGTATGCCGACGTCTCGCTGAAGGCCCTGCTGGAAGAGGTGGTGGAGCCGCACCGGGGCTTCGACCTGGCCTTTGATGTGCTGGTCAAGACGCCGCCGGGTCAGCCCGCGCCGCGCGTGCGCCGGATGCCCGAGGTGATCCACGGCCTGTCCACCCTGGTCGAGAACGCCGCCGATTTCGCCAAGACGACGGTGCGGGTCCAGGCGGTGGTGGACGCCGGCTGGATCGAGATCGAGATTCTGGACGATGGGCCGGGCTTCGCTGGCGACATCCTGCCCCGGCTGGGCGAGCCCTATGTGACCAGTCGGCCGCAGGGCAAGGCGCGCCAGGCCCTGGCCGCCCAGATCGCCGCCGCCGCCCGCCCGTCCAAGCCCCGCACAACGGTCGAGCCGGCCATCGCCCCCAGCCAGGGCGGCATGGGCCTGGGATTCTTCATCGCCCGCACCCTGCTGGAGCGGACCGGCGGCTCGGTCAGCGTGGGTCAGGGCCTGCCGCAATCGGAGGCCAAGGCGGCGCCCCGTGGCGCGCGCGTGGCGGTGCGCTGGGCGCGGCCGGCGCTGGAGGTCGCGGCATGA